Proteins encoded in a region of the Elizabethkingia bruuniana genome:
- a CDS encoding Crp/Fnr family transcriptional regulator, protein MITAYFNSFGIFSAEEIAATVQLFESRLLNKGDFFVQEHEKNSEVAFIQSGIFRSFYTSADGNDTTYCFRFPQDMLAAYSSFITGNPSTESIQAITPANLLVIQKSTIDKLEAQNPKWTMFLKLIAEQQYLELENRVFQLQKETALQRYTSLLSNHPEFVQEIPLQYLASYLGITQRHLSRIRKQISF, encoded by the coding sequence GTGATTACAGCTTATTTTAACAGCTTCGGTATATTTAGCGCAGAAGAAATTGCTGCCACAGTTCAGCTCTTTGAATCCAGATTGCTGAATAAAGGTGATTTTTTTGTACAGGAACATGAGAAGAACAGTGAGGTTGCTTTTATACAATCCGGGATTTTCAGATCTTTTTATACCTCTGCTGATGGTAACGATACAACATATTGCTTCCGGTTTCCGCAGGATATGCTGGCGGCCTATTCTTCTTTTATAACCGGTAATCCCAGTACTGAAAGTATACAGGCCATTACTCCGGCAAACTTACTGGTTATACAGAAAAGTACGATAGACAAACTGGAAGCCCAAAATCCTAAATGGACAATGTTTCTGAAACTCATAGCTGAACAACAATACCTGGAACTTGAAAACCGGGTATTTCAGCTTCAGAAAGAAACTGCACTGCAGCGCTATACTTCTTTATTGAGTAATCATCCGGAGTTTGTACAAGAGATTCCATTGCAATATCTTGCATCTTATCTGGGCATTACCCAGCGGCACCTTAGCCGCATCAGAAAGCAGATTTCTTTTTAG
- a CDS encoding RNA recognition motif domain-containing protein: MNILVGKLNPQTTEQQLEKHFNSFGFITAVDIIKESYSGDSLGYGYVLMPNPEEAETAIKKLNGTSLDGHSIFVSKASQNSSRYRL, translated from the coding sequence ATGAATATATTAGTTGGCAAACTGAATCCTCAGACAACCGAACAACAATTGGAAAAACATTTTAATTCTTTTGGCTTTATAACTGCTGTAGACATCATAAAGGAGTCTTACTCCGGTGATTCTCTGGGCTATGGATATGTGCTGATGCCCAATCCTGAAGAAGCAGAAACAGCAATTAAAAAGCTGAATGGAACATCACTGGATGGCCATTCAATATTCGTGAGCAAAGCCTCACAAAACAGTAGCAGATATAGATTATAA
- a CDS encoding YciI family protein codes for MKEFALIFRLTDINDFRPSPEQMQERMNWLAGIVAQNKLADKGNTLLPVPGSAKTVKPDNVISDGPYTEIKEFVSGYIVVRAENIEEAVEMAKGNPIFKIGGSIEVREVLARN; via the coding sequence ATGAAAGAATTTGCATTAATTTTCAGACTTACGGATATCAATGATTTTCGCCCTTCTCCGGAGCAAATGCAGGAACGCATGAACTGGCTTGCAGGTATTGTTGCTCAAAATAAACTGGCAGATAAGGGGAATACCCTTTTACCCGTACCGGGAAGTGCAAAAACAGTAAAGCCTGACAACGTTATAAGCGATGGTCCATACACGGAAATTAAAGAGTTTGTAAGCGGATATATTGTTGTAAGAGCTGAAAATATAGAAGAAGCTGTTGAAATGGCTAAAGGAAACCCTATCTTTAAAATAGGCGGAAGCATAGAAGTACGTGAGGTTTTAGCACGCAATTAA
- a CDS encoding aldo/keto reductase: MKDFMLNNGLSIPEIGFGTWQIPEGDVAKNAVLSALENGYRHIDTAKIYENEKSVGNAIKASGVSREEIFLTTKVWNSDRGYHETMAAFEKSLELLQTDYVDLYLIHWPAIPSQFDNWKTLNAETWRALEDLYTSGRAKAIGVCNFLVHHLEALKETAKINPMVNQIEYHPGYLQSDVVNYCKNNEILVEAWSPIGSGRLLDNELLKDIAAKYQVSVAQLCLKFCLQNAVLPLPKSVTPANIKSNLDVDHFNISEEDMKTIASMEESGFSGLNPDHVPF, from the coding sequence ATGAAAGATTTCATGCTAAACAATGGCTTGTCTATACCTGAAATAGGATTCGGAACCTGGCAGATACCTGAAGGCGACGTGGCTAAAAACGCAGTACTGTCTGCCCTTGAAAATGGTTACAGACATATAGACACAGCCAAAATTTATGAAAATGAAAAAAGCGTTGGTAACGCTATAAAAGCAAGTGGTGTATCCCGTGAAGAAATATTCCTGACCACAAAAGTATGGAACAGCGACAGAGGCTATCACGAAACTATGGCTGCATTCGAAAAATCACTGGAACTTTTGCAGACAGATTATGTAGACTTATATCTAATCCACTGGCCAGCTATTCCTTCACAATTCGACAACTGGAAAACACTGAATGCAGAAACATGGCGTGCTTTGGAAGATCTTTATACCTCCGGAAGAGCAAAGGCTATTGGTGTATGCAATTTCTTGGTACATCATCTGGAAGCTTTAAAAGAAACGGCTAAGATAAATCCGATGGTGAATCAGATTGAATACCATCCGGGCTATTTGCAAAGTGATGTGGTGAACTATTGTAAAAATAACGAAATATTGGTAGAAGCCTGGAGTCCTATAGGTTCAGGAAGACTTTTGGATAACGAACTTCTTAAAGATATTGCAGCAAAATATCAGGTCAGTGTAGCACAGCTATGTCTGAAATTCTGTCTGCAAAATGCTGTTTTACCACTTCCAAAGTCAGTAACACCAGCTAATATTAAAAGTAATCTGGATGTGGATCATTTCAATATATCCGAGGAAGATATGAAAACGATTGCTTCAATGGAAGAAAGCGGTTTCTCCGGCTTAAATCCGGACCATGTTCCTTTTTAA
- a CDS encoding DUF2845 domain-containing protein, with product MRKKIIRSVLLILLCIFISSCATTSKFSSESLNIGMTKEEVIAKFGKPYKSAFSQDKENGGIEETLFYREFLYISGNSNITNILTFKAGKLISLKQGLESDTTTRTTIINTPPSTVVQTSN from the coding sequence ATGAGAAAAAAAATTATAAGATCTGTACTTCTTATTCTCCTTTGTATATTTATTAGTTCATGCGCTACAACTAGTAAATTTTCTTCCGAATCTTTAAATATCGGGATGACTAAAGAAGAAGTTATAGCAAAATTTGGAAAGCCTTATAAATCAGCGTTTTCACAGGATAAAGAAAACGGAGGTATTGAAGAAACATTATTTTACAGAGAATTTCTTTATATTTCCGGAAATAGTAATATCACGAATATTCTAACTTTTAAAGCAGGCAAACTCATCTCTCTTAAACAAGGGCTAGAATCTGATACAACAACCCGGACGACAATTATAAATACTCCTCCTTCTACGGTTGTCCAGACTTCAAACTAA
- a CDS encoding alpha/beta hydrolase produces the protein MTLTRCKALFMLVALTIASPLFSQNSTKPLVFGNSEVFHSDILKEDRNINIYLPEEFNPTDATKYPVIYILDGGVEEDFFHIAGIVRYNTQPWVERFPRSIVVGIENTNRRRDFTYAVPDLNFLEKEGFKKESFPQYGGSEKYISFLKNELQPYIEKKYKANNNRTIIGESLAGLMSTEILLKEPEMFNQYIIISPSMWWGGEKLLKEADSLLKSRLKTTKNVYIGAPNKEEDVRMYNEAEALYKILKSNKNIKVSFDYMPDELHSTAIHQGVYNGFKKLYPKSAYSK, from the coding sequence ATGACACTTACACGCTGCAAGGCTCTTTTTATGCTGGTAGCTCTGACTATCGCTTCTCCCCTGTTTTCACAAAACAGCACAAAACCGCTGGTATTCGGTAATAGTGAAGTTTTTCATTCCGATATATTGAAAGAAGACCGAAATATCAATATTTATCTTCCCGAAGAGTTTAACCCGACTGATGCTACAAAATATCCGGTAATCTATATTCTGGATGGAGGCGTGGAAGAGGATTTTTTCCATATTGCAGGGATTGTACGCTATAATACACAACCATGGGTTGAGCGTTTTCCAAGGTCTATCGTTGTCGGTATAGAGAATACCAACAGAAGAAGAGACTTTACTTACGCAGTGCCCGATCTTAACTTCCTGGAGAAGGAAGGTTTTAAAAAGGAAAGTTTTCCGCAGTATGGTGGTTCTGAAAAATACATCAGCTTTTTGAAAAACGAACTTCAGCCTTATATTGAGAAAAAATATAAAGCCAACAATAACAGAACAATTATTGGTGAGTCCCTGGCCGGATTGATGTCAACCGAAATATTACTGAAAGAACCGGAAATGTTTAATCAGTACATTATTATTAGTCCAAGTATGTGGTGGGGTGGTGAAAAATTATTAAAAGAGGCGGACAGCCTTTTGAAATCCAGATTGAAAACGACAAAGAATGTTTATATCGGTGCTCCAAACAAAGAGGAAGATGTAAGGATGTATAATGAAGCTGAGGCACTTTATAAAATACTAAAGTCTAATAAAAACATAAAAGTAAGCTTTGATTACATGCCGGATGAGTTACACTCCACGGCAATACACCAAGGCGTATACAATGGTTTTAAAAAGCTTTATCCAAAGTCTGCTTATTCCAAATAA
- a CDS encoding cold shock domain-containing protein has product MADSFSKKENNKKKAQKQQEKAKRREERKSTNNKGKSLDEMMAYVDANGQITTTPPEDNAPLEINLDDIQLGAAPIEAEEAVKTGIITFLSEKGYGFITEDKSKENIFFHINNCKEPVKKGNKVSFEKERTMKGFAAIDIQIVK; this is encoded by the coding sequence ATGGCAGATTCTTTCTCTAAAAAGGAAAACAACAAGAAAAAAGCACAAAAACAACAGGAAAAAGCAAAGAGACGCGAAGAGCGTAAATCGACTAATAACAAAGGTAAGAGTCTTGACGAGATGATGGCATACGTAGATGCCAATGGTCAGATCACCACGACTCCGCCGGAAGACAATGCTCCACTGGAGATTAATCTGGATGACATACAGCTGGGTGCTGCTCCGATAGAAGCAGAAGAAGCCGTAAAAACAGGGATTATTACATTCCTTAGTGAAAAAGGCTATGGTTTCATCACAGAAGACAAAAGCAAAGAGAATATCTTCTTCCATATCAATAACTGTAAAGAGCCTGTGAAAAAAGGCAACAAAGTATCTTTCGAAAAAGAAAGAACAATGAAAGGATTTGCGGCTATTGATATCCAGATTGTTAAGTAA
- a CDS encoding Crp/Fnr family transcriptional regulator — protein sequence MGFLKEYYEQIVELQESEWDFIASHFERKVITKNEIITQQGETENYLSFIESGIVRFYIPEEEEENELTFNFSFDKELTCAYDSFLTRTPSQYEVQALTKTVIWQISYHNLQRVYHETKVGNYIGRLASEKLFLTKSKRELSLLKYNIKERYLNLFKEEPDVLKHIPLKYIASYIGTTPQGLSRIRRQIV from the coding sequence ATGGGCTTCTTAAAAGAATATTACGAACAAATCGTTGAGCTTCAGGAATCGGAATGGGATTTTATTGCTTCACATTTCGAGCGTAAAGTCATAACTAAAAATGAAATTATCACCCAGCAGGGTGAAACAGAAAACTATCTGTCTTTTATAGAATCCGGCATTGTACGTTTTTATATTCCGGAAGAGGAGGAGGAAAATGAACTGACTTTTAATTTCAGTTTCGACAAAGAGCTTACCTGTGCTTATGATTCTTTTTTAACCCGCACACCTTCTCAGTATGAAGTACAGGCACTAACGAAAACGGTTATCTGGCAAATCTCCTATCATAACCTGCAGCGTGTATACCACGAAACAAAAGTGGGAAATTATATTGGCCGTCTGGCTTCAGAGAAATTATTCCTGACAAAGAGCAAACGCGAACTCTCTTTATTAAAATACAATATAAAAGAAAGATACCTGAACCTCTTTAAAGAAGAACCGGATGTGCTGAAGCATATACCTCTAAAATATATTGCTTCCTATATTGGTACTACCCCACAAGGCTTAAGCAGAATCCGCCGCCAGATCGTTTAA
- a CDS encoding RNA polymerase sigma factor — MKQQSVRDILPHLFREEYAKMTAVLCRLFGIQHIEIAEDLASDTFLKASEYWAIHGIPENPVAWLYTVAKNKAKDYYKHTSIVEEKLQEIFRTARNEVLQETETIEQYIADSQLAMIFAVCDPAISTEAQICLALQILCGFSITEISDALLSKPETIKKKLLRARDNLRNTNFQIVLLSETEIKLRLSAVLKTLYLLFSEGYFSKSSQHYIRKELCLEAIRLTLILTESPLTNTATANALLALMCFQSSRLEARTDQHGKIILFDEQDTSLWDQALIDRGNYYLVKACTGDEVSKYHLEAAIAYWHTTVGNEKKWPQILELYNQLICIEDSPVTALNRVYAFSRIYGKEKALEELLKGKKTESSYYYELLGFLYADTEISKAIHYYSEAIKLVKSGAEKQHIEQEIERLKTLLD; from the coding sequence GTGAAGCAACAATCGGTTAGAGATATACTTCCCCACTTATTCCGAGAGGAATACGCAAAAATGACGGCTGTACTATGCCGTCTTTTTGGCATCCAGCATATTGAAATTGCTGAGGACCTTGCCAGTGATACATTTCTGAAAGCTTCAGAATACTGGGCAATTCATGGAATACCTGAAAATCCTGTTGCATGGCTCTACACTGTGGCAAAAAATAAAGCCAAAGATTATTACAAACACACCAGTATTGTTGAAGAAAAGCTTCAGGAAATTTTCAGAACAGCGCGTAATGAAGTATTACAAGAAACAGAAACCATTGAACAATATATTGCGGACAGTCAGTTGGCCATGATATTTGCTGTATGTGATCCGGCAATCTCCACTGAAGCTCAGATATGTCTGGCATTGCAGATATTATGTGGCTTCAGTATTACAGAAATTTCCGACGCCCTGCTCAGTAAACCAGAAACCATAAAAAAGAAACTCTTAAGAGCACGAGACAACCTGAGGAACACAAATTTTCAAATCGTTCTCTTGAGTGAAACCGAAATAAAACTCAGGCTCAGCGCAGTTTTAAAAACCCTATACCTCTTATTCAGTGAAGGCTATTTTTCTAAAAGCAGCCAACACTATATCCGAAAAGAACTATGTCTGGAGGCTATAAGGCTTACCCTGATACTTACGGAATCCCCTCTTACCAATACTGCAACGGCCAATGCCCTGTTGGCTCTGATGTGCTTCCAAAGCTCCAGACTGGAAGCAAGAACTGACCAGCACGGAAAGATTATCCTCTTTGATGAGCAAGATACAAGTCTTTGGGATCAGGCTCTTATTGACAGAGGAAATTATTATCTTGTGAAGGCTTGTACAGGAGATGAGGTTTCCAAATACCACCTGGAAGCTGCTATTGCTTATTGGCATACTACTGTTGGAAATGAAAAAAAATGGCCCCAGATATTAGAATTGTACAATCAGCTTATTTGTATTGAAGATTCACCTGTTACAGCGCTCAACAGGGTTTATGCTTTCTCAAGAATTTATGGAAAAGAAAAGGCACTTGAAGAGCTTCTGAAAGGTAAAAAAACAGAAAGTAGTTACTATTATGAACTACTTGGATTTTTATACGCTGACACGGAAATATCCAAAGCGATACATTATTATTCCGAAGCAATAAAACTGGTAAAATCCGGAGCTGAGAAACAGCATATTGAACAGGAAATTGAACGACTAAAGACTCTTTTGGACTGA
- the map gene encoding type I methionyl aminopeptidase — translation MSITNENELIGMQQVSEAVAHTLKKMQAYARAGMSTKELDDYGATILESFGAKSAPLLTYNFPGCTCISVGHEFCHGIPSENRILQEGDLINIDVSAELNGYWADNGASFVIGIDLHQHQKLVDASKDILNKAISHIKGGVKIADIGYLIETEAKKKGYRVIKNLAGHGVGKSLHEQPDEILNYRNKNDQRRFRKNTVVAVETFISTTSTYAEEENDGWTMTGNKGGYMAQHEHTILITDTKPVVLTRMNGIPY, via the coding sequence ATGTCTATTACCAACGAAAACGAACTTATCGGAATGCAACAGGTGAGTGAAGCTGTTGCCCACACCCTGAAAAAGATGCAAGCTTATGCCCGGGCAGGTATGTCGACCAAAGAACTGGATGACTATGGAGCAACGATTTTGGAAAGCTTTGGTGCCAAATCGGCACCGCTCCTTACCTATAATTTCCCGGGATGTACCTGCATTAGTGTAGGCCATGAATTTTGTCACGGTATTCCTTCAGAAAACAGAATTTTGCAGGAGGGAGATCTCATTAATATTGATGTATCTGCGGAACTAAACGGCTATTGGGCAGATAATGGAGCTTCTTTCGTTATAGGCATTGATCTCCATCAGCATCAGAAACTCGTTGACGCCTCAAAGGATATACTGAATAAAGCTATTTCCCACATAAAAGGCGGAGTAAAGATCGCCGATATTGGTTATCTGATAGAAACTGAGGCTAAGAAAAAAGGTTATCGGGTAATTAAAAACCTCGCTGGACACGGCGTTGGCAAAAGCCTGCATGAACAACCGGATGAAATACTGAATTACCGAAATAAGAATGACCAAAGGAGATTTAGAAAAAATACGGTAGTAGCTGTTGAAACTTTTATTTCCACTACTTCTACTTATGCAGAAGAAGAAAATGACGGTTGGACAATGACAGGAAATAAAGGTGGTTATATGGCCCAGCATGAACACACAATCCTGATAACCGATACAAAGCCTGTTGTACTGACCAGAATGAACGGAATACCCTATTAA
- a CDS encoding NAD(P)H-dependent oxidoreductase codes for MKHIAIINGHPYGESLNAGLVQAYKEGAEQKGAIVQIINISDLKFNPNLESGYSKRTELEPDLLKAWEIIQWAEHLVWIHPVWWGGLPAITKGFIDRLFLPGMAYKYRDNSILWDKLLKGKTARIITTLDQPGWYYRLMYGRPSVNQLRKSTLQFCGISPVKITYIGIIRNSPEASRKKWLLKVKKMGLDLK; via the coding sequence ATGAAACACATCGCTATTATCAACGGACATCCCTATGGAGAATCATTAAATGCAGGTTTGGTACAAGCCTATAAAGAAGGAGCAGAACAGAAAGGCGCCATAGTACAGATAATTAATATTTCCGATTTAAAGTTTAATCCTAATCTGGAAAGCGGTTACAGTAAAAGAACAGAGCTGGAACCTGATCTTTTAAAGGCATGGGAAATTATTCAGTGGGCGGAGCATCTGGTATGGATACATCCTGTCTGGTGGGGAGGTCTTCCTGCAATCACCAAAGGTTTTATCGATCGTTTGTTCCTTCCCGGAATGGCTTATAAATACCGTGACAATTCTATTCTATGGGATAAACTCCTAAAAGGTAAAACAGCCCGTATTATCACAACACTAGATCAGCCAGGCTGGTATTACAGACTCATGTACGGAAGACCAAGTGTTAATCAGCTTCGGAAATCTACTTTACAATTTTGCGGCATATCTCCGGTAAAAATTACTTATATCGGAATTATCCGAAACTCTCCTGAGGCCAGTCGAAAGAAATGGCTGCTGAAAGTAAAAAAAATGGGATTAGATTTGAAATAA
- the def gene encoding peptide deformylase: MILPIIAYGHSILKQKCKPITKNPDLNQLIKDMWETMQNANGCGLAAPQIGQTKQLFIVDSTSVYQLMDAEDREHYFESDDHGINETFINARITDYSDELWDDYEGCLSIPGLSQKVRRPWSINIEYLNADLQLQQRSFSGATARTIQHEYDHTQGILYLDHLKPLTRKLMETKLRKIKNGQTESNYPVKYLK, encoded by the coding sequence ATGATCTTACCTATTATAGCTTATGGGCATAGTATCCTAAAGCAAAAATGCAAACCTATAACCAAAAATCCCGACCTTAATCAGCTGATTAAAGATATGTGGGAAACCATGCAGAATGCTAACGGCTGCGGACTCGCAGCGCCACAAATCGGGCAGACAAAACAATTATTTATTGTAGACAGCACTTCCGTTTACCAACTCATGGATGCTGAAGACCGTGAGCATTACTTCGAATCTGACGATCACGGTATTAACGAAACATTCATCAATGCCCGGATTACTGATTATTCGGATGAGTTATGGGATGATTATGAAGGCTGTCTGAGTATTCCCGGGCTTTCTCAAAAAGTAAGAAGACCCTGGAGTATAAACATCGAATACTTAAACGCCGATTTACAATTACAACAGCGCAGCTTTAGCGGAGCTACAGCAAGGACTATACAGCATGAATACGATCATACCCAAGGCATTCTTTATCTGGATCATCTAAAACCTTTGACCAGAAAACTGATGGAAACAAAGCTCCGAAAAATAAAAAACGGACAAACAGAAAGTAATTACCCTGTAAAATATTTAAAATAA
- a CDS encoding FMN-dependent NADH-azoreductase has translation MKNILHIISSARGSKSYSYGLSKTIVEKLMVTDPSAVITERNLTLEFPPYIDEALVPELYKSPTDYNETSNRLLEYSDTIFNEVKNADIIVIGTPTHNFSISAPLKAWIDLLVRVGISYGFDNTGARVGYLKGKKVYLAIASGGKSSTTAEGNDYLESYIKAVFDAYTGITDIRTFRVEGTIQNDYSKDDYKKIIQNL, from the coding sequence ATGAAAAATATACTGCACATTATCTCCAGTGCAAGAGGTTCAAAATCTTACAGCTACGGATTAAGTAAAACTATTGTAGAAAAATTAATGGTTACAGATCCAAGCGCAGTTATTACAGAAAGAAACCTTACACTGGAATTCCCACCCTATATTGATGAAGCATTAGTTCCTGAACTTTATAAATCTCCGACGGACTACAATGAAACATCGAATAGGCTATTAGAATATTCCGACACAATCTTTAACGAGGTTAAAAATGCTGATATAATAGTAATAGGGACTCCTACGCATAATTTTAGTATTTCTGCACCACTCAAAGCATGGATTGATCTACTGGTACGGGTAGGTATTAGCTATGGATTTGATAATACAGGTGCACGGGTTGGATACCTGAAAGGAAAAAAAGTATATCTGGCAATCGCTTCCGGTGGCAAATCATCGACTACAGCAGAAGGAAATGATTATCTGGAGTCATATATAAAGGCTGTTTTCGATGCTTATACAGGAATTACAGATATTCGTACATTTAGGGTTGAAGGAACAATTCAAAATGATTACAGTAAAGACGACTATAAAAAGATTATACAAAACCTATAA
- a CDS encoding acyl-CoA dehydrogenase family protein, giving the protein MNPSATALTGIPFSEFLTHFKDSISQLFKKDCINQLSLSRGLPPHVWKTIMNLKPLSVAVPEEFGGRGTKVKECLGILSAASYESLPLSLTFGINIALFLEPLAKYGNALAKADIFKHFLDYGAMGGLMITEPDYGSDALNMKTQNKLEGEKYHIKGTKHWQGLTGMADYWLVTSRNMNAEGALARDVDFFIANTHEHDQNIDVVEYYDNPGLYMIPYGLNKIDIKVPQQNKLIPESTGLKMMLDILHRSRLQFPGMGMGFLKRMMEDASKHCQERQVGAGNLLCFDQVQFQLSKMQSFFTLCSAMCAKSVKISGIDHDVSGSGIHANSMKALVTDMMQESAQLYVQLSGAKGYRMSHIGGRGIMDSRPFQIFEGSNEMLYTQIAEGILKDMKKKKTENLAQYLDINETTKNAATVYSKDLDINVTAPISQRKMIDLGKIVARVIIVNDLLELNDSGFSQELTDNCIQMVRQEIRNLISSIQHHENISALENTSSKSDWMLFS; this is encoded by the coding sequence ATGAATCCATCGGCAACAGCCCTTACCGGAATTCCGTTTTCCGAATTTTTGACTCACTTTAAAGATTCAATTTCCCAACTTTTCAAAAAAGACTGTATAAATCAGCTAAGTTTATCCAGAGGTCTTCCGCCACATGTATGGAAAACCATTATGAACTTAAAACCTTTATCAGTTGCTGTCCCTGAAGAGTTTGGCGGAAGAGGAACAAAAGTAAAGGAGTGCCTTGGAATTCTCTCAGCAGCATCTTATGAATCACTTCCCCTGTCATTAACATTTGGGATCAATATTGCGCTTTTCCTGGAGCCTTTGGCTAAATACGGAAATGCACTGGCAAAAGCTGATATCTTTAAGCACTTTTTAGATTATGGTGCAATGGGCGGACTTATGATTACTGAACCGGATTATGGTAGTGACGCTCTGAACATGAAAACCCAGAATAAACTGGAAGGTGAAAAATACCATATAAAAGGAACTAAACACTGGCAAGGTCTTACAGGTATGGCCGATTACTGGTTGGTAACTTCCAGAAATATGAATGCAGAAGGAGCGCTTGCAAGAGATGTAGACTTCTTTATTGCCAATACACATGAGCATGACCAGAATATAGATGTTGTTGAATATTATGACAATCCGGGATTGTATATGATTCCTTACGGATTGAATAAAATCGATATAAAGGTACCACAGCAGAATAAACTAATTCCTGAATCTACAGGATTGAAAATGATGCTGGATATCCTACACAGAAGCAGACTTCAATTCCCGGGAATGGGAATGGGCTTTTTGAAACGCATGATGGAAGATGCTTCTAAACACTGCCAGGAAAGACAGGTAGGTGCAGGAAATCTTTTATGCTTCGATCAGGTACAATTTCAGCTTTCCAAAATGCAGTCTTTCTTTACACTTTGCTCGGCTATGTGTGCAAAAAGTGTTAAGATAAGTGGTATAGATCATGATGTATCCGGCAGCGGTATTCATGCAAATAGTATGAAAGCCCTGGTAACAGATATGATGCAGGAATCTGCACAACTATATGTACAGCTATCCGGAGCTAAAGGTTACCGCATGAGCCATATTGGCGGACGTGGTATTATGGACAGCCGTCCGTTCCAGATTTTTGAAGGCTCTAACGAAATGCTTTACACTCAGATTGCAGAAGGCATTCTGAAAGATATGAAGAAAAAGAAAACGGAAAACCTGGCTCAGTATTTAGACATTAACGAAACGACTAAAAACGCTGCTACAGTATACAGTAAAGATCTGGACATAAACGTTACAGCACCTATATCGCAACGTAAAATGATTGATCTGGGGAAAATCGTTGCTCGTGTTATTATCGTAAATGATTTGTTAGAACTAAATGATTCCGGATTCAGTCAGGAGCTTACAGATAACTGTATACAAATGGTAAGACAGGAAATCAGAAATCTTATTTCTTCAATACAACACCATGAAAACATATCGGCTCTGGAAAATACCAGTAGCAAAAGTGACTGGATGTTATTTTCATAA